Within the Arthrobacter sp. V1I7 genome, the region GGGTAGCCTTGCGGGAGGCCCTGGTCCTGAAAATCGTCAAGCCCAGACAGGACGCCGGTCTACGGCCCTGATCTGCTCCCGCCGCTGATCAGGTGCTGGGCGGTGCTGCGGGCTCCTGCCGGCAGGCTGCTGGCCCCGATGCTGCCGGTTCTGGTGCCGCTATTGCGGCGGGACAAGGAGCTTGCGATCACGGATGATCAGGCTGCTTTGCTGATGCGCATGAGCGCGGCGACCATCGACCGGAAACTCGTCGGTGACGGGCGAAACTTTTCCCGCCGGGCCGGTCACACACCAAGCCCGGCACCCTCCTGAAATCCCAGATCCCGATCCGGACCTGGGCCGAGTGGGACGACGCCGTCCCGGGATTCGTGGAGATCGATCTGGTCGGCCACGAGGGCGGCAACAGCTTCGGGGAATTCTGCTTTACCCTGACAGTGACCGACATTTCCACCGGCTGGACGGTGAATCGGTCCGTGCGGAACAAGGCGGCCAAATGGGTCTTTGAGGCCCTCGAACACGTCACCGCTGTGTTCCCGTTTCCCATCATCGGGATCGATTCGGACAACGGCTCGGAGTTCATCAACGAGCACCTGCTCGCCTACTGCCACGGCCACCAGATCACGTTCACCCGCTCCCGTCCCGGGAACAAGAACGACGGCGCGCACGTGGAGCAGAAGAACTGGGCCAGGGTCCGGGAACTCGTCGGCTACCTCCGCTACGACACCGCCGCGGAACTCGAGAAACTCAACGAGATCTGGGAACTGGACCGGATCTTCACCAACTACCTGCTGCCCCAGCAAAAGCTCCTCGAGAAACACCGGCACGGCGCGAAAGTGACCAAGAAACACGACGCACCTGCCACGCCCCACCAGCGCGCCATCCGGCACGAAAAGATGCGCAAGCGCCCGGTCATTCGGATGAACGCCGCCTTCAGGCAGATCAAACCCGGCGCACTCTCACGCCAGATCCTGGCACTCACAGCGCAGCTCGAAACACTGGCCCGAGCCAA harbors:
- a CDS encoding transposase family protein, whose protein sequence is MEIDLVGHEGGNSFGEFCFTLTVTDISTGWTVNRSVRNKAAKWVFEALEHVTAVFPFPIIGIDSDNGSEFINEHLLAYCHGHQITFTRSRPGNKNDGAHVEQKNWARVRELVGYLRYDTAAELEKLNEIWELDRIFTNYLLPQQKLLEKHRHGAKVTKKHDAPATPHQRAIRHEKMRKRPVIRMNAAFRQIKPGALSRQILALTAQLETLARAKQPGAVKPVNRAMRQRITFPGGIAMRQQGPALPH